The window GATCACCGCGATCCCGCCGAGCCATGCCGGGTTGTGCACCAGATGCCGGATCAGGCGCACGCTGAACGCGTCCCCGTGAGGCACGGTGCGCGCGGCGATGCGCTGGAGCACCGTCCCCGTCGCGTTGGCCGCGGCCGCCAGCAGGGCGAACGCCGCGGAGAGCAGGGCGGCTGACATGCAATCCTCCCGTCGTTCGTCCGTACCCCGGGCGTGACCTCGCCGGCCGTCACGTGGGAAAGACGATCACACGGCTGGACGGACCCGGGGAAGAGGCGCGCAGGACACGTCGGCCGCTGGGGGAGCTTTCCTGCGGGGCCGGGGGTGGGTGCCGGTGCCGGTGCGGGCTTTCTCGTCCCGCTCACGCGTAACCGGGCGTGAGCGGGTACGCGCACGAGTGGCCCTGACCTTACGAGAACGAGGAGAGTGGTCGCTGATGAGCACGGTGAAAGAGGCTGTAGAGGTCGACGTTCCCGTCCATACCGCCTACAACCAGTGGACGCAGTTCGAGGAATTCCCGAACTTCATGGAGGGCGTCGAGGAGGTCCGGCAGATCGACGCCAGCCTCAACCACTGGGTCACCAAGATCGGTGGCGTACGGCGGGAGTTCGACACCGAGATCGTCGACCAGTTCCCCGACGAGCGGATCACCTGGCGGACGGTCGGCGGCGAGACGGAGCAGAGGGGCACCGTCAGCTTCCAGCGCGTGGACGAGGCGCACACACGCGTGGTGCTGGTGATGGACGTCGAGCCCAGCGGAGTCGCGGAAGCGGCCGCCGACCTGACGGGGGCGATCGACCGGCACGTCAAAGGCGACATGCGGCGCTTCAAGGACTACGTCGAGAACCGGGGCGGTGTGACGGGAGCCTGGCGGGGCCGGATCACGCCTGGTGGCTGACCTCGGCCTTGAGCCCTCGGCCCCGCTGCATCGCGAGGCACCTCGGGGCGGGCGCCGGCCGGTCGGGCCGGCGCCCGGCTCCCCGTCGGTGAGGCAGCCTCGTCCCGAGACCACGTGACCCCCGGACACGTGGTCTTGAGACAGGTGCGGCCCCCGCCCAGAGGCAGAGCGGTCTACTTGTCGGCAGTCAGCTTGCCCGCCACGCCCCAGCTGTCGGCCGGAACCTCGTGGATCCATACCTGCACGGCCTCGGCGGGAATGTGCAGGGCGTCCACGAACGCGTCGGTGACGCGAGCCACCAGATCACGCTTGAGCTCGATGTCGCGGGGACCCTGCTGAATGGTGACGATGGGCATGATGTGCTCCTTGTTTCCGGACTGGAGCGCCCCACCGGCGGTTCCGGTGCGGTGCGTTCCGTCGCTGGAAACAGTTCACCGCGCGGGGCCGGTGCCCACCCAGACCCGATTGACTCTCGCAGCGATCACGATCACTGATCACTGATCACTGATGACTGCTCGCCGATGGCGAGGACCGCTGATCAGGTAGCGAGAGGCGCCCCGCCCGGCGGCCGGGTGCGGCCCGCCACGGCATCCTGCAGCAAACCAACCAGCGGGGAGGACGTGCCGCCCCGGACCACCAGCTCGACGAGCAGTCGCAGCCCGGACCCGGAGAAGGGGACGAAGGCCACGCGCGGCAGCCGCATCAGCCGGGCGTTGCCGGCGTAGACCACCGTCCACATCGGCGTGCCCGAGCCGATCGCCGCCAGGGTGTCCTGAAGACTGCTGAATACGGGCCCCGGAGTCGGCTCGAAGCCCGCCTGCCGGCAGCCGTCGAGGACGAGGTCGACCAACGCCGGGTGACGACGCCGCTCGGTCAGACGCAGCGGCAGCGCCGAAAGCTCGGCGAGGCTCACTGTCGGCTGCTCGGCGAGTGGATGCCTGGCAGGCACTGCTGCCACCAGCTCGTCCTCCCAGAGCAGGCGACGCCGCAGCTCGTCACTGTGCTGAGCAGAGGCACTGTCGAAGACAGGTGCACCGCCCCGCACGAAGACGGCATCCAGGCGCCTGTCCACGAGCTGCGCGAGACGTTCCGTACGGGCAGCGCGACCAACTCCACCCGGACACCCGGCGCATGCTCTCCGAAGGCCTCCAGCACGCGGTCGAGCCGCGCTCGATCCTGCCGCACCGGCGTGACGCGGATACATGGCCCCTGCAACTGCCCCCAAGGGGGCTTTGCGGCGTGAGGCGGCCGACACGCCCCTGTCATGATCCTTGCTATGGACATACAGATCGAGTCGGCCGGTACGGCCGACTTTCACCAGGTCCTGGCCGATCACTCTCGCTACTGGGGCGAACGTGACCTCCGGTCGCTGCATGTTCTGGCGCTGGTGCAGGAGTTCGGCCCGACCTGTCTGGTCGCCCGGGCCGGGGACGGGATCCGCGGGTACGTTTTCGGGTTCGTCACCCCGGGCGGCACCGGATACGTGCATCTGATCGCCACGCGGGACGACGCTCGCGGCACCGGTCTCGGGCGTCGTCTGTACACGGAGTTCGCCGAGGCGGCGGAAGGTCTTGGGGCACGGCGGCTGAAAGCGATCACTTCGGTTGCGAACACCGGCTCGATCGCCTTCCACCGCAGCCTCGGCTTCGACGCGAGAATCGTCGACGACTACGACGGCCCCGGCCGGGCCATGGCCGTTTTTCGCCGGGACCTGCCGCTCATCCTTCCGTAACCGTGGCCGCAATCCTGGCCGGCAGGGAAGACCTGCCGGCCAGCCTGCTGTGCTGCACCCGTACCCGTACCCGTACCCGTACCCGTACGCGTGCCCATACCGTGCCGGTGCCGTGCCAACCCCCGCTCAGGACACGAGGTGCTGCTCCTCCAATTCGGTCAGTTTCACGGTGCACAGACCCCCGCGCTCGGTCGTTACGCCCGTCACCTTGAGCTGTGTGCCCGGCGAGAGGATGAATTCCTCCTCGCCGGTGAAGGCGGAGAACCTGCTGATGCCCACGGCCCGGGCGGGTACCACCTCGAAGAGCGTCCGCTTGCCGCGGCTGCCGAGGAATGCCTGCGCCACGCTGAGCTTGGGCGTGCACGACGACACGCCCCACCAGGTCACGGTCCGACCGAGCGGGTACTGCGCGCGCAGGTCCAGCGATACGCCACGCCACAGCGGTTCGGTACGGGCGGGAAGCTGCGAAACCGCCGAGAACAGCAGCCGCAGGTAGGGGAGATACGGGACGATTCTGTCCCGGTCCGGGGAGCGCAGGACCTTGTTGATTTCCCGGTAGAACGCGGACTCACAGGTGTAGAGGTAGAGGGCGGCAATCGCGTCGGCGGACAGGCTGCCGTTGCCGACTGCTTCGTCCGCCCGCCGCTTGCCGAAATCGTGCGACAGGTCGACGTGCCGGTTGAGACCGGACAGCAGCTTGGCGACCGGGGCGACGGCGTCGCGGAACTCCATGAGCGGGGTGTCGAACACGCCGGTGATCGCGGGGAGGGCGAGGCCCTCGTCCTTGACGCTGGAGAGCCGTTCGAGGTAGAGCTGGTGCAGCTCCATGGTGGACGTGATGAACGCGCCCATGCGGTCGGCGACGCCGTCGTCCGTCCCGCCGGCCCCCTCCGCGAGCTTGTTCCAGCCCTTGCTCGGCAGCCAGTCGATCTGGTCGGCGCCGAGCGATGCGAGGGCATCGTTCACCATTCCGAAATGGTCGCCGTCGCAGAAGATGTCGCCCTGCGCCGCGGGGTTGGGGTGGTCGATGTGCCGGACGTCGACGTCGGGGTACTTCTCCTGGAGCCGGAGGACGATCTTCTTGAGACTGCGTGCGTGAGCACCCCACCATGCGAAGACGACGCCGCGGTCCTCCTCGTCGGCGTTCTGCTTGGCCTTGAGGATCTCCTCGACGATCCGCTCGGCGACCGGGCGCCAGAATGCGGTGTGCGGGTCGGCTCCCCTCGCTCCCTCACTGCTCGCGGTGAGTGCCGCGTTCAGCAGCAACACGCCCTGCGTGAGCATCGCCTGGAACCACTCCGGCGGTTGGACGGTGTCCTGCTTCTTCAGCAGCGCACGAATGTCGGCGATAGGGGTCTTCTTGGGAATCCCGTACTTCCACATCGCCGCTGCCTTGATGATGCAGCGGATGCTGACGACCCTGCCGAACTGGCTGTCCTTCCAGTCGTGGAAGGTGTTGTCGAACATGGCGATGCCGGTGGCGCTTTCCGGCCGCGGATACGGGTTCTGCCCGAATATGACGACCTTCCACTTGTGCGGTGGATTGGGCTTGAGCGCCTGAAAGGTCAGTTCGCGGACGGGGACGACTTCCGGTCCCCGACCCGGGCCGATGAACCTGGCTGCGTCCGGCTGTGCCTCGATAACCGGCTTCAGGAGCGGAAGCCACGGTTCACCGCCGCCTTTGAACAGTTCGGTGAGGGCCAGAGGGTCATTCGGGTCGGGCTGGGCCGGGTTGTTGGCATCGCTCATTGTGGAGGTACTCCGAATTATCGAACCGTGCTGATGGAGACATGGTTGGTGAGGCGAATGGTGGGCGAGTTCCGCGCAAAAGTACTGAATGCGACAAGAGGGGGCAGGAGCCCCAAGCGCCGTGCGTGCAGGCCGGTGGGCTCTCGTCGGAGTGTCGGAGGTCAGGGCTGACCTGCGGAAATCTGGCGGCAGGCTAGCACCGGGTCGGTGCGCTCGCAATCGTGACGGCGGGTCACGAACCACCGCCGCCAGCGCCGTTGTCAGTGGGGCAAGGTAGCTTCGTGAGTGGTCGAAGGACCGGTTGCCGATAGGAGTGCACTATGACCGTGAACCGCATGCAGTCCCCGCTCAGGGTGGTGCTGACCGACATCAACACCAAGGTGGTGGAGGCATGGCGGGCGGCCTTCGCCGACACCCCCGGGATCGAGATCCGCAAGGGCTCGATCCTCGATGAGAACGTCGATGCCTGGGTCACCCCGACCAATTCCCGTGGCCGGATGGACGGCGGGGTCGACGCGGCCATCAAGCGGCACCTCGGCGCGGGAATCCAACTGCGCGTTCAGCGCGCGATCCGCGACCAGTTCGCGGGAAGCCTCCCGGTGGGCGGTGCGGTGTGCGTGCCGTCCGGGGCGGTCAATCCGAAGTTCCTGATATCGACGCCCACGATGGAAACGTCCTCGCAGAACGTGAGTGAAACCTTGAATGTGGCCCTGGCGTGCGCCGCCGCATTCCAGGCGATCCATCGGAAGAACAAGGAGGCGCCGGGCAGCATCGAGTCGGTGGCGCTGGTCGGCATGGGCGCCCAGACCGGCCGGGTGCCGGCACGAGTGTGCGCCAACCTGATGTGGACGGGCCACACGCTCTTCAACGACTACTACTTCGATGACTACGACGACCTGCGCAGCACGATCATCGGGCAACTCGACGACATCGAGAACGCACCTGTCGAGCAGCGGGTACGCATCGAGCCGCCCAAGGGTTCGGCTTCCCGTCGCTGACGAGGTTCCTTCCCGTCGCTGACGGGGTTCCTCTCGGCGAGTCTCTTCCCCATCGCGTTCCCGCTGTCCGTTGAGGTTGAGGTTGAGGACGAGTGCGGAGCGGGCGATGCCCCGCCGGCCCTGCGGGCGGGCGGGGCGTGCCACAGCAGAGCGGCTGCTGCTGCGGCACGCCCACTGTCCGGCTCTGCCCGTGAGCACAGAGCCGGACAGCAACGAACCTGGCGGGGCGCGGGCCCTACGAATGGAGCGCTATGAACGGAGCACTGCTAAACGCGCACAGCCGAATGTTCCCGCGCCACAGCGACGATGCGCTCCCGCAGCCGCTCCACGCACAGGAGCATGTTTCTGTGCGCGACGTCGGTGTCCGGATAGCGGCTGGCGAACTGCAAGCCCTCGTGGAGCCGGGTGGTCCACATGCACACCTGGTCGCCGTACGAAACCCGGATCAGCCCGTACGCCTTCTGGTCCTGCCACAGCTCCGACCCGGGGATGACGCGCGCGTCGGCGAACGAGACGATCGAGTACAGGTCCGGGGACGTGGGCCGGAAGTCGGATCCCAGAAGGCGGAGCATGCGGGCGATGGGAATCCGCGACATCTGCCGGTTCTCGCGCAGCGCGGCGCGGACCATCGCGAGTGCGCTGTCGAAGTCGGGCGCCTGGGCCACGGGAATCTCGATCGGTGCGCCGCCCACATACCAGCCCACCGAGTCCGACCACTGGGATTTCGCCCTGGTGTGGAACGGGACGACGGTGCGGTACACCTGCTGCCCGCCGATCTCGTGAACAATGAGGGCGATGGTTGCGAGGATGCCGACCAAGCTGCCGCCGTACGGGCGGCAGTACGCCTCGAACGCTGCTGCCTCCGTATCGTCCGCGAGCATCTCGTGCATGAACTTCTGGACCGGCAGCGGGCCTTCGGGGTCGAGCCCGAGATCGACGGGGAAGTTCGGCAGTTTCCCGTCGCACCGGGCGATGAACTCTCTCCAGCGGGAGACGATCGCGTGCGTGTCGTCGATCCGATCGGCTTCCGTACGCTCGGCTGCGCTGAAGTCGACATAGCTGGCGACCGGGGTGGCATCCACGGAGCGGCCTTCGAGGCCGGCCGAGTAGAGATCGTGTAGCTCACTGGGGATTCGCTGGATCGAGTACGCATCGACGTTGCTGTGGTCGAACGCCATGTGCACGCTGGTGCAGTCGTCCCGGACGACTGCGGCGAAGAGGAAGTTCGGCCAGACGAGCGCGTTCGCCACGACGTCGAAGCGATCCTGGAGGTACTGGGTCAGCGTCGCCGTGTCGGGAAAGTCACCGACGTCTTGGCGCTGCAGCATGACGTCGTCGGCGCCCAGCGTGAAGCGCCGCATGTCGTCGCCTGTCCAGCGGAATCCGCTGCGTAGCGTCTCGTGCCGGAGCGTCCATGTCTGCAGAGCGACGTGGAGGACGTCGAGGTCGACTTTTCCCGGGATGTCGAATGCCGTGCCGAGCCAGGTGGGTACGAACAGGCCGTCCTGGCGGACCGATCGCGCCGTACGGACGTGGGATTCCTGAACGTACGCGGGTGGACGGGAATCGTCCGGCAAGCTCATCGCGGCTTCGACGGAGGACGGATGGAGCGTCCATTCCACGACACGGCCGGGTCGGATCTCGCATCGCTGAATCTCGGTCATTCGCACGGAGCTCTCCGTTCGCGTGGCCTCGCCTTTGCCTCGGTCGAGGCAAAGGCGAGACAGGGGAAAGGTCGGGTGAAGGCTGAGCGAGAGGCTGTGGTCGCCCGGCGGGCCGCTCGGGCATCGCCACTACGGGGTTGCCGTCGGCCCACGCCCGTGGGGTATCGCCCATCGCACAACCGGAACCACCGATTGAACCCACGATCAGGTGATCCAAAAGGAACGGCCCAGCCCGGCGATGTCCGCTCGGCCCGTGACGGAATGGGCCACAGCGCACTCGTGTGGCGGACACCCTACCGTGCCCCAAGTGCCCTTTGTGGGCACTTGGTTGGGGATGATGTTGCCGGGGAGGTTGAGGGGGATGATGTGACGGGCCGTGGTGACGAGGACGTGGCGGTGATCGGGTTTCCGTGTCCTTCGGGGGCGACTCGGGGCGCAGGAACCGTATGTCTTTCAGCGCCATGGTTCCGAGGGACACTGTGGTGGTGCAGCACATCGGTTCGGCCGTTGCTCCCGCCTAGGGTGCGGGCATGACCGCGTCCCACTCCCCGAACCCGCTGAACCCCCTGAACTCCTGGAACCCTCCGGACCCTTCCGATCCGCGCCCCCACCCGGTGGCCACCGCGCTCGACCTGCGCGGGCGCACGGCGCTGGTCACCGGGGCCGCGGGCGGGATCGGAGCCGCCTGTGCCCTGCGGCTGGCCGCCGCCGGAGCGCGGGTCCGTGCCCTGGACCGGGACGCCTCCGGCCTGGACGCTCTCTGCGCACGGGCAGCATGCCTGCCCGGCGCCGTCGAGAGCGTGCTGCTCGACCTCACGGACCTCGACGCGGCCGAGGAGGCGGCTGCCGGCACCGACATCCTCGTCAACAACGCCGGCACCCAGCTCGTACGCCCCATCCAGGACTTTCCGCCGGAGAAGTTCCGCGCCGTCCTCACCCTCCTCCTGGAAACACCCTTCCGGCTGCTGAGGGGAGCCCTGGCACACATGTACGAGCGGGGCTGGGGCCGTGTCGTCAACATCTCCTCCGTGCACGGGCTGCGGGGCTCCGCCTATAAGTCCGCCTACGTCGCCGCCAAGCACGGCCTCGAAGGGCTGTCCAAGGTCACCGCTCTCGAAGGGGCGCCACACGGAGTCACGTCCAACTGTGTGAGCCCCGGCTACGTGCGCACCCCCCTCGTAGAGAAGCAGCTCGCCGACCAGGCGGCCCTCCACGACATCCCGGCCGAGAGCGTCCTCACGGGAATCCTCTTGGCGGACTCGGCCCTCAAGCGCCTCATCGAGCCCGGCGAGGTCGCCGAGGCCGTCGCCTACCTGTGCGGACCGCACGCCTCCTTCATCACCGGCAGCACCTTGACCATGGACGGCGGATGGACGGCCCACTGAAGGACGGGCGTCCGCTGAGCGGAGGCGGATCACCGAAGGGCAGCGACCGCCCGCAGACCGGTGATCGCTCACTGACCGGGGGCTGCTCACTGACCGGGGGCCGCTCACAGACCGGCGATCGCCCAATGTCTGGCGCGCCGTCGGCCGGCGGCGGTAAGCCTGTGCCCATGTCCGATGATCACACCGAGACCCCGTACCTCGCGCTGCTCGCCCGCGGCGCGCCCGCCGGGGAGTACGAGCGTCCGGTGCTGCGCGCCCGCGCCGACGGGGCACCACCGGACCGGCTCGCCGCCCTCGAGCGGGCCAAGCACCTCGCCCTGCGAGTACGGGCCGAGCTGGAGGACCGGCGGCGGCGCGAGGCCGAACTGTCGGCCCTGTTCGCGACCGCCCACGACCTGGCCGGCCTGCGCGACCTCGACGCGGTGCTGCAGGCCATCGTGCAGCGGGCCCGCTCCCTGCTGAGCACGGACGTCGCGTACCTCACCCTCCATGACCAGGCCGCCGGCGACACGTACATGCGCGTCACCGACGGCTCGGTCTCGGCCCGCTTCCAGCAGCTGCGGCTCGGCATGGGGGAGGGGCTGGGCGGCCTGGTCGCCCAGACCGCCCGCCCCTACGTCACCGACGACTACTTCGACGACCCTCGCTTTCAACACACCCGGGCCATCGATTCGGGAGTCCGCGACGAGGGCCTGGTCGCGATCCTCGGCGTGCCGCTCAAGCTCGGCAGCCACGTCATCGGGGTGCTCTTCGCGGCGGACCGCCGCGCCCGCGCATTCGAACGCGGGCAGACCGCGCTCCTCGCCTCGTTCGCCGCACACGCCGCCGTCGCCATCGACACGGCGAACCTGCTGGCCGAGACCCGCTCCGCCCTCGCCGGACTGGAGGCCGCGAACGAGATCATCCGCGACC is drawn from Streptomyces roseifaciens and contains these coding sequences:
- a CDS encoding SRPBCC family protein yields the protein MSTVKEAVEVDVPVHTAYNQWTQFEEFPNFMEGVEEVRQIDASLNHWVTKIGGVRREFDTEIVDQFPDERITWRTVGGETEQRGTVSFQRVDEAHTRVVLVMDVEPSGVAEAAADLTGAIDRHVKGDMRRFKDYVENRGGVTGAWRGRITPGG
- the dmpI gene encoding 4-oxalocrotonate tautomerase DmpI yields the protein MPIVTIQQGPRDIELKRDLVARVTDAFVDALHIPAEAVQVWIHEVPADSWGVAGKLTADK
- a CDS encoding LysR family substrate-binding domain-containing protein, whose translation is MQRPEVTFAPVARVIGQDLVKVGRTGRLDLYVHSKDHDRGVSAASRRKAPLGAVAGAMYPRHAGAAGSSAARPRAGGLRRACAGCPGGVGRAARTERLAQLVDRRLDAVFVRGGAPVFDSASAQHSDELRRRLLWEDELVAAVPARHPLAEQPTVSLAELSALPLRLTERRRHPALVDLVLDGCRQAGFEPTPGPVFSSLQDTLAAIGSGTPMWTVVYAGNARLMRLPRVAFVPFSGSGLRLLVELVVRGGTSSPLVGLLQDAVAGRTRPPGGAPLAT
- a CDS encoding GNAT family N-acetyltransferase, encoding MILAMDIQIESAGTADFHQVLADHSRYWGERDLRSLHVLALVQEFGPTCLVARAGDGIRGYVFGFVTPGGTGYVHLIATRDDARGTGLGRRLYTEFAEAAEGLGARRLKAITSVANTGSIAFHRSLGFDARIVDDYDGPGRAMAVFRRDLPLILP
- a CDS encoding ADP-ribosyltransferase domain-containing protein; this encodes MSDANNPAQPDPNDPLALTELFKGGGEPWLPLLKPVIEAQPDAARFIGPGRGPEVVPVRELTFQALKPNPPHKWKVVIFGQNPYPRPESATGIAMFDNTFHDWKDSQFGRVVSIRCIIKAAAMWKYGIPKKTPIADIRALLKKQDTVQPPEWFQAMLTQGVLLLNAALTASSEGARGADPHTAFWRPVAERIVEEILKAKQNADEEDRGVVFAWWGAHARSLKKIVLRLQEKYPDVDVRHIDHPNPAAQGDIFCDGDHFGMVNDALASLGADQIDWLPSKGWNKLAEGAGGTDDGVADRMGAFITSTMELHQLYLERLSSVKDEGLALPAITGVFDTPLMEFRDAVAPVAKLLSGLNRHVDLSHDFGKRRADEAVGNGSLSADAIAALYLYTCESAFYREINKVLRSPDRDRIVPYLPYLRLLFSAVSQLPARTEPLWRGVSLDLRAQYPLGRTVTWWGVSSCTPKLSVAQAFLGSRGKRTLFEVVPARAVGISRFSAFTGEEEFILSPGTQLKVTGVTTERGGLCTVKLTELEEQHLVS
- a CDS encoding macro domain-containing protein, which translates into the protein MTVNRMQSPLRVVLTDINTKVVEAWRAAFADTPGIEIRKGSILDENVDAWVTPTNSRGRMDGGVDAAIKRHLGAGIQLRVQRAIRDQFAGSLPVGGAVCVPSGAVNPKFLISTPTMETSSQNVSETLNVALACAAAFQAIHRKNKEAPGSIESVALVGMGAQTGRVPARVCANLMWTGHTLFNDYYFDDYDDLRSTIIGQLDDIENAPVEQRVRIEPPKGSASRR
- a CDS encoding condensation domain-containing protein; its protein translation is MTEIQRCEIRPGRVVEWTLHPSSVEAAMSLPDDSRPPAYVQESHVRTARSVRQDGLFVPTWLGTAFDIPGKVDLDVLHVALQTWTLRHETLRSGFRWTGDDMRRFTLGADDVMLQRQDVGDFPDTATLTQYLQDRFDVVANALVWPNFLFAAVVRDDCTSVHMAFDHSNVDAYSIQRIPSELHDLYSAGLEGRSVDATPVASYVDFSAAERTEADRIDDTHAIVSRWREFIARCDGKLPNFPVDLGLDPEGPLPVQKFMHEMLADDTEAAAFEAYCRPYGGSLVGILATIALIVHEIGGQQVYRTVVPFHTRAKSQWSDSVGWYVGGAPIEIPVAQAPDFDSALAMVRAALRENRQMSRIPIARMLRLLGSDFRPTSPDLYSIVSFADARVIPGSELWQDQKAYGLIRVSYGDQVCMWTTRLHEGLQFASRYPDTDVAHRNMLLCVERLRERIVAVAREHSAVRV
- a CDS encoding 3-hydroxybutyrate dehydrogenase is translated as MTASHSPNPLNPLNSWNPPDPSDPRPHPVATALDLRGRTALVTGAAGGIGAACALRLAAAGARVRALDRDASGLDALCARAACLPGAVESVLLDLTDLDAAEEAAAGTDILVNNAGTQLVRPIQDFPPEKFRAVLTLLLETPFRLLRGALAHMYERGWGRVVNISSVHGLRGSAYKSAYVAAKHGLEGLSKVTALEGAPHGVTSNCVSPGYVRTPLVEKQLADQAALHDIPAESVLTGILLADSALKRLIEPGEVAEAVAYLCGPHASFITGSTLTMDGGWTAH